A portion of the Sulfuricurvum kujiense DSM 16994 genome contains these proteins:
- a CDS encoding GNAT family N-acetyltransferase produces the protein MQIIPVTEANIGIYYNLAQTYEAEFSPLTQKQPDPSGMYELDTYPGGDVLAFLLEIDNTPAGIAAIARKGDQGYEVCEFYVIPRFRKNSIGMRFAHAIWNNHPGSWEIKQLVAADYATRFWRKTIQRYENTTFSEELYDDPYWGNVTRQQFIINFMH, from the coding sequence ATGCAGATCATCCCCGTTACAGAAGCCAATATAGGCATTTACTATAATCTTGCCCAAACGTATGAAGCTGAATTTTCGCCTCTCACACAAAAACAACCTGATCCCTCGGGGATGTATGAGCTTGATACCTATCCAGGAGGCGATGTACTCGCTTTTTTGCTTGAAATTGACAATACTCCCGCAGGGATCGCCGCCATCGCCCGCAAGGGGGATCAGGGCTACGAAGTATGTGAATTCTACGTCATTCCCCGCTTCCGTAAAAACAGTATAGGGATGCGATTCGCACACGCCATATGGAACAATCACCCCGGATCATGGGAAATCAAACAACTTGTCGCGGCGGATTACGCCACCCGCTTCTGGCGTAAAACGATTCAAAGATATGAGAACACTACATTTTCCGAAGAGCTCTACGATGATCCCTACTGGGGGAATGTAACACGCCAACAATTTATCATTAATTTTATGCACTAA
- a CDS encoding GNAT family N-acetyltransferase: protein MPHYHLESLDRNGYIASTALIQDSETLRFADQSLAWWDRHFSWNAQGCSVLCDQDNNHLCYLFSKIDRYGEYLILYNLFTPLNEQRKGYATQILHLIMEEAVKKHVRRITFSSVSASLDFYHLLGFIYWGINDIGDYYCNLPLPKEGLEGILAMTKNNDHKMMAGQNLAKIYAKVYGNESKLTPQQHLKLMADILKLGKSYAHNELQCLKERS, encoded by the coding sequence ATGCCTCACTATCACCTCGAATCGCTTGACCGTAACGGCTACATTGCTTCAACCGCACTGATTCAAGATTCCGAAACACTCCGATTTGCCGATCAATCGCTGGCATGGTGGGATCGACATTTTAGCTGGAATGCACAAGGGTGCAGTGTATTGTGCGATCAGGATAATAATCATCTATGCTATCTTTTCTCCAAGATCGACCGCTACGGCGAATACCTTATTTTGTACAACCTCTTTACACCGCTGAATGAACAACGCAAAGGATATGCAACACAAATACTTCATCTGATCATGGAAGAGGCCGTAAAAAAACATGTCCGCCGTATTACCTTCTCTTCGGTCTCCGCTTCATTGGACTTTTACCATTTGTTGGGATTTATCTACTGGGGAATCAACGATATCGGCGACTATTACTGCAATCTCCCCTTGCCGAAAGAGGGGCTGGAGGGGATTTTAGCTATGACGAAAAATAACGATCATAAAATGATGGCCGGTCAAAATCTAGCCAAAATTTATGCCAAAGTGTATGGAAATGAATCCAAACTCACACCGCAACAGCATCTTAAATTGATGGCGGATATTCTCAAACTCGGAAAAAGCTACGCCCATAATGAGCTTCAATGTTTAAAAGAACGTTCCTAA
- a CDS encoding glycosyltransferase family 9 protein → MEKRFLETEPFYYSRKYASQYGCDLSLPSWAALGSMVVYTRLIEAYALKLGRPLKILTAPHFYTEETIALNERHYPILDENPYIKEIINADLIDIKIMREVSAEMDNFPQLGHITENICAPFGLKPRKLHGDLYLTKEEKQAALETLSHLPRPLVALCPYGNSSPLQESDWYERKWLMIIQKLSDDAGFFQIGHDKFNHKALPIFTPMNTTVREMMALIWACDIYVGFDTGPSHIAAAFERPAMVIWDAVRKAKLEENKEPGFSLATMGRWTYPHTKNLILLGERENEGVSWVVDFILNTDVMKQTRG, encoded by the coding sequence ATGGAAAAGCGTTTTCTAGAAACGGAGCCGTTTTACTATAGCCGAAAATATGCTTCTCAATACGGATGTGATCTATCCCTTCCCAGTTGGGCGGCATTGGGAAGTATGGTTGTATATACGCGATTGATAGAAGCTTACGCCCTCAAACTTGGTAGACCTCTTAAAATTTTAACTGCTCCCCATTTTTATACGGAAGAGACTATCGCTCTCAACGAGAGACACTATCCCATACTCGATGAAAATCCGTATATTAAAGAGATTATCAATGCAGATCTTATTGATATAAAAATCATGCGTGAAGTTTCCGCTGAGATGGACAATTTCCCCCAATTAGGCCATATTACTGAAAATATCTGTGCGCCTTTTGGACTAAAGCCGCGAAAACTGCATGGTGATTTATACCTTACAAAAGAGGAAAAGCAAGCCGCACTGGAGACATTGAGCCATTTACCGAGACCCTTGGTCGCATTATGTCCTTATGGAAATTCATCTCCGCTTCAAGAGAGTGATTGGTACGAAAGAAAATGGTTGATGATTATTCAAAAGCTAAGCGATGACGCAGGTTTTTTTCAAATAGGACATGATAAATTTAATCATAAAGCGCTGCCGATATTTACCCCTATGAACACAACTGTCAGGGAAATGATGGCTTTAATATGGGCATGTGACATATATGTCGGGTTCGATACAGGGCCATCGCATATAGCAGCCGCATTCGAAAGACCGGCCATGGTGATTTGGGATGCCGTTAGAAAAGCCAAACTCGAAGAAAATAAAGAACCCGGATTTTCCCTTGCTACAATGGGCAGATGGACCTACCCCCATACTAAAAATTTAATCTTGCTTGGTGAAAGAGAGAATGAAGGCGTTTCATGGGTAGTCGATTTTATTTTAAATACGGATGTAATGAAACAAACGAGAGGATGA
- a CDS encoding c-type cytochrome, translated as MRHSKKLLALIVTAGVVSGLNAASIKSGTVYTKNCALCHGARAEGNSKVPDAPALNRLSKEELVTKLSDIKGQGFDNAHERMEKNARIIELRGMKYDAHDMAEYIYSRFNKDK; from the coding sequence ATGCGACATTCAAAAAAATTGTTGGCTCTTATCGTAACGGCAGGAGTTGTTTCAGGTCTGAACGCCGCCTCTATCAAAAGCGGAACCGTGTACACTAAAAATTGTGCATTGTGCCACGGTGCGAGAGCTGAGGGGAATTCCAAAGTTCCTGATGCTCCGGCATTAAATCGCCTGAGCAAAGAAGAACTCGTCACCAAACTTTCCGATATCAAAGGGCAAGGCTTTGACAATGCCCATGAACGGATGGAAAAAAATGCGAGAATCATAGAGTTGCGCGGTATGAAATACGATGCGCACGACATGGCGGAATATATCTACTCACGCTTCAATAAAGATAAATAA
- a CDS encoding 2'-5' RNA ligase family protein: protein MNRLFLAVPVRLYDYEKIRSDFSPLLEGRWRDEKHLHITIAFLGERFNADELIEKLSHFQFTFTVSELTRFDYFANSRVFVTTTYNPTLQHLYDQLASLLGLEHVVLNPHVTLMRVKNIVEPSAFFNCLEGSSQTPIGILEPKIALYQSHLYPTGAQYEILKKWSPFN from the coding sequence ATGAACCGCCTGTTCCTTGCCGTTCCGGTTCGCCTCTACGACTATGAGAAAATCCGATCTGATTTCTCGCCGCTTTTAGAGGGACGATGGCGAGACGAAAAGCACCTCCATATCACTATCGCTTTTTTAGGAGAGCGATTTAATGCCGATGAACTGATCGAAAAACTTTCACACTTTCAGTTCACGTTTACCGTATCCGAATTAACCCGGTTTGATTATTTCGCCAACAGCCGCGTCTTTGTCACAACGACATACAACCCAACTCTTCAGCATCTGTACGATCAGCTTGCATCTCTACTCGGACTGGAACACGTTGTCCTGAATCCTCATGTAACACTGATGCGCGTCAAAAACATCGTTGAGCCGTCTGCATTTTTTAATTGTTTGGAGGGGTCATCCCAAACGCCTATAGGGATACTTGAGCCGAAAATCGCACTGTATCAAAGTCATCTGTATCCGACCGGAGCCCAATACGAAATACTAAAAAAATGGAGCCCTTTTAACTGA
- a CDS encoding SDR family oxidoreductase, which translates to MRILLTGADGYIGRRLKRVLMGQGGISLRLMVRNRASLSSEIRSDIDIVQADVLKKETLDAALEGVDVAYYLIHGLARPNYRELDRQSAQNFLDAAIRNKVKTIIYLGGLGEKSSASEHLLSRIETGEILSSRPDKVRCLWFRAGVIIGSGSASFEIIRNLVQKLPIMITPRWVQSRITPIGVDDVIGYLDDAKTLSGSQNEMIDIGSEAMSYGELMLRTASAMGLNRRLIPVPFLTPKLSSYWLTLFTPVPYSVASSLIEGLKSEVIMTNNRAEELFGRHPMGLEASVEKAIDEIRNHQIISRWSDSGGGAWEIDHAHDIATAVFTDRRVLSLGDKSPEAVYKSFCAIGGGNGWFGYDWLWKVRGGIDKLLGGAGVNRGRRDSQSLRIGDSLDFWKVVDLVENERLLLYAQMKLPGSAWLEFKIHQGNLIQSAYFYPDGVSGRLYWYALVPFHHLIFANMAEKILERA; encoded by the coding sequence ATGCGGATACTCTTAACGGGAGCTGACGGCTACATCGGACGCCGTCTTAAACGTGTTTTAATGGGACAAGGGGGAATATCATTGCGTCTGATGGTGCGCAATCGAGCCAGCCTTTCATCAGAAATTCGTTCAGATATCGATATCGTTCAAGCCGATGTTTTGAAAAAAGAGACACTCGATGCGGCATTGGAAGGGGTTGATGTCGCATATTACCTGATACACGGCCTTGCACGTCCAAATTATCGGGAACTGGATCGTCAAAGTGCTCAAAATTTTCTCGATGCGGCAATCCGGAATAAGGTTAAAACAATTATCTACCTCGGAGGCTTGGGAGAGAAAAGCAGTGCGAGCGAACATCTTCTCAGCCGTATAGAGACGGGGGAAATCCTCAGTTCACGACCCGATAAGGTACGATGCCTGTGGTTTAGGGCCGGGGTAATTATCGGTTCGGGAAGTGCAAGTTTTGAAATCATACGTAATCTGGTTCAAAAACTTCCGATTATGATTACACCCCGCTGGGTACAGAGCCGTATCACTCCGATCGGGGTAGATGATGTTATCGGCTATCTGGATGATGCGAAAACACTAAGCGGTTCACAAAATGAGATGATCGATATCGGCAGCGAAGCGATGAGCTACGGTGAGCTTATGCTCCGTACAGCCTCGGCGATGGGGCTGAACCGCCGACTGATTCCGGTGCCGTTTTTGACACCGAAGCTCTCTTCGTATTGGCTCACTTTGTTTACCCCCGTCCCTTACAGTGTAGCGAGTTCGCTGATCGAGGGGCTTAAAAGTGAAGTCATTATGACGAATAATCGTGCGGAAGAGTTGTTTGGACGTCATCCAATGGGGTTGGAAGCATCGGTCGAAAAAGCGATAGATGAGATACGGAATCATCAGATCATCAGCCGATGGAGCGACAGCGGCGGCGGCGCATGGGAAATTGACCATGCGCATGATATTGCTACGGCTGTTTTCACTGATCGTCGGGTGCTTTCGCTGGGGGATAAATCTCCTGAGGCAGTTTATAAAAGTTTTTGTGCAATCGGAGGGGGAAACGGATGGTTCGGATATGATTGGCTTTGGAAAGTACGCGGCGGAATCGACAAACTTTTAGGGGGTGCCGGAGTCAATCGAGGACGGCGTGATTCGCAAAGCTTGCGGATAGGAGACAGTCTTGATTTTTGGAAAGTAGTCGATTTAGTGGAGAATGAAAGACTATTGCTGTACGCACAAATGAAACTTCCCGGTTCGGCTTGGCTTGAATTTAAAATTCATCAGGGAAATTTGATCCAAAGCGCCTATTTTTATCCTGACGGCGTCAGCGGCCGTCTTTATTGGTACGCCCTCGTACCGTTTCATCATCTTATATTCGCCAATATGGCCGAGAAAATTTTGGAGAGGGCGTAA
- a CDS encoding endonuclease/exonuclease/phosphatase family protein, producing the protein MPGIIRHICEPHEENRLPEDFGLLCWNVQKKNLGYRFNRFFSELLEHYKIDILAFQEVKLNLSSASLPGKFHFSCAPNIRFLNHVYGVLNGSCIPENNSFSILSSHREGMIQTRKSAIFSTYTLYSGEPLLLLNLHAINFRADNIYHKEIELIFDAIRHHQGAMIVTGDFNSWNKQRMEYLMKLSEALDLKNSEIEHSHLIKSFMNHKLDHIFYRGLQLIESRAVDVQHLSDHNALYARFRSV; encoded by the coding sequence ATGCCCGGGATAATTCGCCATATTTGTGAACCGCATGAAGAAAATCGGTTACCTGAGGATTTCGGACTTTTGTGCTGGAATGTCCAGAAGAAGAATCTCGGATACCGGTTTAACCGCTTTTTTTCTGAACTGCTTGAGCATTACAAGATTGATATTTTGGCGTTTCAGGAGGTAAAACTCAATCTTTCTTCTGCATCATTGCCGGGAAAATTTCATTTTTCCTGTGCACCGAATATCCGATTTTTGAACCATGTATACGGAGTTTTAAACGGTTCCTGCATCCCTGAAAACAATAGTTTCTCGATTCTCTCTTCCCATCGCGAGGGGATGATCCAAACCCGAAAAAGTGCGATTTTTTCAACCTACACGCTCTACAGCGGTGAGCCACTTTTACTGCTTAACCTTCATGCGATCAATTTCAGAGCGGATAATATCTACCACAAAGAGATCGAACTCATCTTTGATGCGATACGCCACCACCAGGGGGCGATGATCGTGACGGGGGATTTTAACAGTTGGAATAAACAGCGGATGGAATATCTGATGAAGCTCTCGGAAGCTTTGGATCTAAAAAACAGCGAGATCGAACACAGCCACTTGATTAAATCGTTTATGAATCATAAACTGGATCATATATTTTATCGGGGGCTGCAATTGATCGAGAGCCGTGCCGTCGATGTCCAACATCTTTCAGATCATAATGCGTTGTATGCCCGCTTTCGCTCTGTGTAG
- a CDS encoding phospholipase D-like domain-containing protein has translation MSTFSVLYPTDQERYNKVQKQQGGEIMDYIILYVGLVASAQAVTMLHMLYWRRNHSTVLAWSMAILMFPFPAFILYFIFGNRKIRQKCKKKVLNLRTLHPTKMTELNPIETVLSSHAISNTTPHNELQLYFEGVEAYTILMNEIENARESIYISTYILQNDSTSEPILKALTQKALEGLDVRILIDSVGSFELYFNQRPLQTLRNAGGKAVFFMPILKHPLKNYINLRNHRKIYMFDERIVLTGGMNLEEQYLGPKPMKKRWVDMMFRLEGDAVVTYLEIFYADYEYATGQKSSVIKKEVNGIGNSRVQVVPSGPDMSGDALYEALLNAIYSARQRVWIVTPYFVPDETILRALIIAKHKGVDVRLITPQITNHWIADIGRSSYMREAEENGIGVMLYQGNMLHTKAVLIDDYSVMLGSVNIDNRSLFLNYEVVSFVYSPPIITQMEEWIKSLMKHSIIGMKKGSKKRLIMENFMRIFSPQL, from the coding sequence TTGAGTACTTTTTCAGTATTATATCCTACGGATCAGGAACGGTATAATAAAGTACAGAAACAGCAGGGCGGCGAAATCATGGATTATATTATCCTTTATGTAGGATTGGTGGCATCGGCACAAGCCGTAACGATGCTTCATATGCTTTATTGGCGGAGAAATCACAGCACCGTACTTGCATGGTCGATGGCGATTCTCATGTTTCCGTTTCCCGCATTCATCCTCTATTTTATTTTCGGAAATCGAAAAATACGTCAAAAATGCAAAAAAAAGGTTTTGAATCTTCGCACGCTTCATCCCACGAAAATGACAGAACTTAACCCCATTGAAACGGTACTCTCCTCACATGCCATTTCGAACACGACACCGCACAATGAGCTTCAATTGTACTTTGAGGGCGTTGAGGCTTATACTATCTTGATGAATGAGATCGAAAATGCACGCGAATCAATCTATATCAGCACCTATATTTTGCAAAATGACTCAACGTCCGAACCAATTTTAAAAGCATTGACGCAAAAAGCGTTAGAGGGACTTGATGTTAGAATACTGATCGATAGTGTCGGCTCCTTTGAGCTCTATTTTAATCAGCGTCCGCTCCAAACTTTGAGAAATGCCGGAGGAAAAGCGGTATTTTTTATGCCTATTTTAAAACACCCGCTGAAAAACTACATCAATCTGCGCAATCACCGTAAAATATATATGTTTGACGAACGTATCGTACTCACTGGAGGGATGAATCTGGAGGAGCAGTATCTTGGGCCTAAGCCGATGAAAAAACGGTGGGTCGATATGATGTTTCGCCTTGAAGGGGATGCTGTTGTGACGTACTTAGAAATTTTTTATGCCGACTATGAATATGCGACGGGGCAAAAAAGTAGTGTAATAAAAAAGGAAGTAAACGGCATCGGCAACAGCCGTGTTCAAGTCGTCCCGTCCGGTCCGGATATGAGCGGCGACGCTTTGTATGAAGCACTGCTCAATGCCATCTATTCGGCACGGCAGAGAGTATGGATCGTTACCCCTTATTTCGTCCCCGATGAGACAATCTTACGCGCTCTGATCATTGCCAAACACAAAGGGGTCGATGTACGATTGATCACGCCGCAGATAACGAATCACTGGATTGCCGACATAGGACGGAGCAGTTATATGCGAGAGGCTGAAGAGAACGGTATAGGTGTAATGCTCTACCAGGGAAACATGCTTCATACCAAAGCTGTCTTGATTGATGATTATTCGGTGATGCTCGGGTCGGTCAATATTGATAACCGGAGTTTGTTCCTTAATTATGAAGTGGTCAGTTTCGTCTATTCTCCGCCGATTATCACTCAGATGGAAGAGTGGATAAAAAGCCTTATGAAACATTCGATAATAGGAATGAAAAAAGGATCAAAAAAAAGGCTCATCATGGAAAACTTTATGCGTATCTTTTCACCCCAACTGTAG
- a CDS encoding DNA/RNA non-specific endonuclease, protein MKLLLSFCSSLLLSASLFSAPTQCDGLYFGNEAPDILNAKLLPKTQELCYSSFAVMHSGVSRTPLWSAEHLTKERLRHKSKRTNDFHPEERLKGDERAELSDYARSGYDRGHLAPAADMGSKKSQHECFTLANMVPQNSENNRGIWSAIESATRYLTNQKGELYIITGPIFSGSQIKRIGGRVLVPTKLYKAIYDPSSGQGAAYIVTNAASDEYEVLSIARLEQISGLNLFPKMSSSAKENTMDLPDPQERRGGSYNNTTNKDIIYLIEKLLKRMF, encoded by the coding sequence ATGAAATTATTACTCTCTTTTTGCAGTTCTCTACTCCTTTCTGCCTCTTTATTCAGTGCTCCGACCCAATGTGACGGGCTCTATTTCGGCAACGAAGCACCCGATATTTTAAACGCCAAACTACTTCCGAAAACCCAAGAGCTATGTTACAGCAGCTTTGCAGTTATGCACTCGGGAGTCTCTCGAACACCTTTATGGAGCGCTGAGCATCTCACTAAAGAAAGATTGCGCCATAAGAGCAAACGAACGAACGATTTTCATCCCGAAGAGCGGTTAAAGGGCGATGAACGTGCCGAGCTCTCCGATTATGCCAGATCAGGATATGATCGCGGACATTTGGCACCCGCAGCCGACATGGGAAGCAAAAAATCTCAGCATGAGTGCTTTACCCTCGCGAATATGGTTCCCCAAAATTCCGAAAACAATCGCGGAATATGGTCGGCGATCGAAAGTGCTACGCGCTATCTGACAAATCAAAAAGGCGAGCTCTATATTATTACAGGACCCATCTTCAGCGGTTCACAGATCAAACGTATAGGCGGAAGAGTATTGGTGCCGACCAAGCTCTACAAAGCGATCTATGATCCTTCCAGCGGACAGGGTGCCGCCTATATCGTTACCAACGCCGCCAGTGATGAGTATGAAGTTCTCAGTATTGCCCGACTCGAGCAAATAAGCGGACTGAACCTTTTCCCAAAAATGAGTTCAAGCGCAAAAGAAAATACGATGGATTTGCCCGACCCGCAGGAGCGTCGCGGCGGTTCGTACAACAATACGACGAATAAGGATATAATATATTTAATCGAAAAACTTTTAAAACGGATGTTCTAA
- a CDS encoding zinc-dependent peptidase: protein MDYSLALLLIFAALGTFFFAGLFYNDFRRQKRLEEIKKIPFKEEYTLFLDKTPHYRKLTDEDRQKIQRSIVYFIHSKEFIGIGLHVSDEMKVIIAFYACLLLLGKNTQNCYDNLKTIIIYPHSVMINHVRSSGGIYAKEQFMIEGQSANDTVVITWHEAKKESYHMRHNNVIIHEFAHEIDFMDGAIDGIPPIENSKYDGWVNTLHKEFDRLSSITLKNRGWGKYKLLDAYAANNEAEFFAVVTERFFESPTALKLHFPELYEEYKDFYQIDTAQLFGSNRSKD, encoded by the coding sequence ATGGATTACAGCCTCGCCCTCCTCCTCATCTTCGCCGCTTTGGGAACCTTCTTTTTTGCGGGGCTGTTCTACAACGATTTTCGGCGACAAAAACGCTTAGAGGAGATCAAAAAAATCCCTTTCAAAGAAGAGTACACCCTCTTTCTCGACAAAACGCCCCATTACCGAAAGCTCACCGATGAAGATCGGCAAAAAATTCAGCGTTCCATCGTCTATTTCATCCATTCCAAAGAGTTTATAGGGATAGGTCTACATGTGAGCGATGAGATGAAAGTGATTATCGCTTTTTACGCTTGTCTGCTGCTTCTGGGGAAAAATACCCAAAACTGCTATGACAATCTCAAAACGATCATCATCTATCCCCACTCCGTCATGATCAACCATGTGCGCTCATCCGGAGGGATATACGCCAAAGAACAGTTTATGATAGAGGGGCAATCGGCAAACGATACGGTCGTTATCACATGGCACGAAGCCAAAAAAGAGTCCTACCATATGCGTCATAACAACGTCATCATCCATGAGTTTGCCCATGAAATCGATTTTATGGACGGTGCGATCGACGGGATACCGCCGATTGAGAACTCCAAATACGACGGATGGGTAAACACCCTGCATAAGGAGTTCGACCGTCTTAGTTCCATCACCCTTAAAAACCGCGGGTGGGGAAAGTACAAACTTCTCGATGCCTATGCCGCCAACAACGAAGCGGAGTTTTTTGCCGTCGTTACCGAACGCTTTTTCGAATCACCCACAGCGCTGAAACTCCATTTTCCGGAGCTTTACGAAGAGTACAAGGATTTTTATCAGATCGATACGGCACAACTTTTCGGGTCTAACCGTTCGAAAGATTAA
- a CDS encoding 4-fold beta flower protein, with translation MEPIFNRHGRTIGWLYNGVIYDRKNYCRAFIRDFNVFSYNAQHLGIIHKGVFFDKRGQRIAYMDEASYDPRLPIPEISPPPPIPSSAPQAPMNTVPSKTLRDSNHWSPLNWETFLYG, from the coding sequence ATGGAACCCATATTTAACCGTCACGGACGGACAATCGGATGGCTTTATAACGGTGTCATTTATGACCGTAAAAATTACTGCAGAGCATTTATACGGGACTTCAATGTCTTTTCCTACAATGCTCAACATCTTGGGATAATTCATAAAGGTGTCTTTTTTGATAAAAGAGGGCAGCGCATAGCCTATATGGACGAAGCTTCCTATGATCCGAGGCTTCCGATCCCTGAGATCTCGCCTCCTCCGCCTATTCCCTCATCCGCTCCGCAGGCTCCGATGAACACGGTCCCCTCAAAGACGCTCCGTGACTCAAATCATTGGAGCCCTCTAAATTGGGAAACTTTTTTATACGGATAA
- a CDS encoding 4Fe-4S dicluster domain-containing protein, producing MAVLITDSCINCDACIEECPATAIVSADESPLENGEYTYVKPEKCIECVDAAVPKCADVCPTEDCIVWDMPYIAEYNDYFVFSDRYVIREHKKKGLMSPDVNPMPWRESIPMEQREMNVSVGQTLKLYN from the coding sequence ATGGCTGTTTTGATTACCGATTCTTGTATCAATTGTGACGCATGTATAGAGGAATGCCCCGCGACGGCCATTGTCAGTGCCGACGAATCGCCGCTTGAGAATGGAGAGTACACCTACGTCAAGCCCGAGAAATGTATCGAGTGTGTCGATGCCGCAGTCCCTAAATGCGCCGATGTCTGTCCGACCGAAGATTGTATCGTCTGGGATATGCCCTACATTGCGGAATATAATGACTACTTCGTATTCAGTGACCGTTACGTGATACGCGAGCACAAGAAAAAGGGGCTCATGTCTCCGGATGTAAATCCGATGCCTTGGCGCGAGTCTATCCCGATGGAACAGAGAGAAATGAACGTGAGTGTGGGACAGACGCTGAAGCTTTATAATTAG
- a CDS encoding peptidylprolyl isomerase: MAWATARHILVSTEAECNELKKQIEEGASFAEIAADNSQCPSGRKGGDLGRFSPGQMVKEFDTAVFNGDVGVLYGPIKTQFGYHLLEVTARG; encoded by the coding sequence ATGGCATGGGCAACCGCACGTCATATTTTGGTAAGTACCGAAGCAGAGTGTAACGAACTCAAAAAACAAATCGAAGAGGGAGCATCATTCGCCGAAATTGCGGCTGATAACTCACAATGCCCATCAGGCCGCAAAGGGGGAGATTTGGGACGATTCAGTCCGGGACAAATGGTAAAAGAGTTTGATACCGCTGTTTTCAACGGTGATGTCGGTGTTCTCTACGGTCCGATCAAAACCCAATTCGGCTACCATCTTTTAGAAGTAACCGCCAGAGGCTGA
- a CDS encoding DUF234 domain-containing protein, producing the protein MNKHPSLLQQFRSFCFQNNATDIEKAIEYFAVFGGMGYSVDLSKPLEELIEEKVLKNYRYIHADLTKITQSNKAHHALLSAVALGDRREHSAYRRADLSRKEGEESAAFLIKFGLLSRQESQADPIDENEEKSDRLIFNAPFYRFWFSSVSPYYKGIKEGDFKEMKEKWENTKQSFFDQIYEGLVIALVKQSYKEDWIAKIGSYWDKTNEIEILAKTKGGKVIAGSCKYAKSKANKSELSKLQEKCAKAELTADIYVIFSKSGFSSEFKKEKSDTLKLYSLKNLKSLMEDLSEKDLLVNTNKKY; encoded by the coding sequence ATGAACAAACACCCTTCCCTTCTTCAGCAATTTCGATCATTTTGTTTTCAAAACAACGCAACCGATATCGAAAAAGCGATAGAGTATTTTGCCGTGTTCGGAGGTATGGGATACAGTGTCGATCTCTCCAAACCGCTCGAAGAGCTGATCGAAGAGAAGGTTCTGAAAAACTACCGCTATATCCATGCCGATTTGACCAAAATCACCCAAAGCAACAAAGCGCACCATGCCCTCCTCTCTGCCGTCGCGCTGGGCGACCGACGCGAACACTCTGCCTACCGACGTGCCGATCTCAGCCGCAAAGAGGGTGAAGAATCCGCTGCTTTTTTAATCAAATTCGGCCTTCTGAGCCGCCAGGAATCCCAAGCAGACCCAATCGATGAGAACGAAGAAAAAAGTGACCGGCTCATCTTTAACGCTCCGTTTTACCGTTTCTGGTTCTCTTCCGTATCACCGTATTACAAGGGGATCAAAGAGGGGGATTTTAAAGAGATGAAAGAGAAATGGGAAAACACCAAGCAAAGCTTTTTCGATCAAATCTACGAAGGACTCGTTATCGCCCTCGTCAAACAAAGTTACAAAGAGGACTGGATAGCCAAAATCGGCTCCTACTGGGACAAAACAAACGAAATCGAAATTTTGGCTAAAACCAAAGGGGGAAAAGTGATCGCGGGATCGTGCAAATACGCGAAATCCAAAGCCAATAAAAGCGAACTCTCCAAACTTCAGGAAAAATGTGCGAAAGCGGAACTCACGGCCGACATCTACGTCATCTTCTCCAAAAGCGGATTTTCAAGCGAGTTCAAAAAAGAAAAAAGCGATACCCTGAAACTCTATTCTCTCAAAAATCTCAAATCACTGATGGAAGATCTGAGCGAAAAAGATCTCCTCGTCAATACCAACAAAAAATACTGA